Proteins from a genomic interval of Rhodococcus rhodochrous:
- a CDS encoding histone-like nucleoid-structuring protein Lsr2, with protein MAQKVRVQYFDDIDGQPIMDGLAQSFRITVDDDEYEIDLRPANADKFLAVLRPWLHEKAPEKPASSTRTITPKQTVTKARTRTAGTHKVIPPTRSPEQLAAIRHWARNKGYDVSSRGRIPRHILERFEAAHS; from the coding sequence GTGGCACAGAAAGTGCGCGTCCAATATTTCGACGATATCGACGGCCAACCGATCATGGACGGCCTGGCGCAGTCGTTCCGCATCACGGTCGACGACGACGAGTACGAAATCGACCTGCGGCCGGCGAACGCAGACAAGTTCCTGGCGGTACTCCGCCCGTGGCTGCACGAGAAGGCACCTGAGAAGCCCGCATCGAGCACCCGCACCATCACGCCGAAGCAGACGGTGACAAAGGCCCGCACACGGACGGCGGGGACCCACAAGGTGATTCCGCCCACCCGGTCGCCGGAGCAACTGGCCGCGATCCGACACTGGGCCCGTAACAAGGGCTACGACGTCAGCTCGCGCGGCCGGATCCCGCGGCACATCCTCGAGCGGTTCGAAGCCGCTCACTCCTGA
- a CDS encoding FUSC family protein, whose product MLDRRLDDRPQLRHTRGALAHPLSTSAWKDALEVRRGDPTVAVALRVGFATMLALVGGGLLGYGQVAGFAALGALTSAFLRYEPYPRLAVRLPWVGLGIAGYTAFGAALGAMGAPLWVQIVALSVGSAVAYWVFTAFSLMGPGPVILIFAAAGAAGFSDGWGDAGLVTVAATIGALLGYVIAMLPALSHPHTPARLAVARALAAVSAVEIRGADAVPAARQSIRKARETVALNTPRRSDAHVHELVALLDAAETVLDSRSHDTSRARRDDFARFEKELRKARRDIEIPRVDAEGRPVLPTPPGFVREGCSRLLDRLVLIGAARIFVASLLAASFAALIGLDHPLWAAMGAMAALQGLNYRNTVQRGIQRLIGNVGGALIAAVLLALDLGYWPVVAAAVLFQTLTELTVTRNYGLASVGVTTMALLLTGLGQHAGPGLAANRVADTVIGVVVGVIVAAVTIRRDDRHHLVA is encoded by the coding sequence ATGCTCGACCGCCGACTCGACGACCGTCCCCAGCTCCGTCACACCCGGGGAGCGCTCGCGCATCCGCTCTCGACGAGCGCGTGGAAGGACGCCCTCGAAGTGCGGCGTGGCGACCCGACCGTGGCCGTGGCGCTGCGCGTGGGATTCGCGACGATGCTCGCTCTCGTCGGCGGCGGTCTGCTCGGTTACGGACAGGTCGCCGGCTTCGCCGCTCTCGGCGCACTCACCAGTGCCTTCCTGCGATACGAGCCGTATCCGCGTCTCGCGGTGCGCCTTCCGTGGGTAGGTCTCGGCATCGCCGGTTACACCGCCTTCGGGGCTGCACTCGGCGCGATGGGCGCCCCACTGTGGGTGCAGATCGTCGCGCTCTCGGTGGGCTCGGCCGTCGCGTACTGGGTGTTCACGGCCTTCTCGCTCATGGGCCCCGGCCCGGTGATCCTCATCTTCGCCGCCGCCGGCGCCGCCGGTTTCTCCGACGGATGGGGTGACGCGGGCCTGGTCACCGTCGCGGCGACCATCGGTGCGCTGCTCGGATATGTCATCGCGATGCTGCCCGCGCTCTCCCATCCCCATACGCCCGCTCGCCTCGCGGTCGCGCGCGCCCTCGCGGCGGTCTCCGCCGTCGAAATCCGCGGTGCGGACGCCGTTCCCGCCGCGAGACAGAGCATCCGGAAGGCGCGCGAGACCGTCGCACTGAACACCCCGCGACGTTCGGACGCCCATGTCCACGAACTGGTCGCCCTGCTCGACGCGGCCGAGACGGTTCTCGACAGCAGATCGCACGACACCTCCCGCGCACGCCGCGACGACTTCGCCCGGTTCGAGAAGGAACTTCGGAAGGCGCGGCGCGACATCGAGATTCCGCGTGTCGATGCCGAGGGTCGGCCGGTGCTGCCGACGCCGCCCGGCTTCGTCCGCGAAGGATGCAGTCGTCTGCTCGACCGTCTCGTGCTGATCGGAGCGGCCCGGATCTTCGTGGCGTCGTTGCTCGCCGCGTCGTTCGCAGCACTGATCGGGCTCGACCATCCGCTGTGGGCTGCGATGGGTGCCATGGCGGCGCTGCAGGGATTGAACTACCGCAACACCGTTCAGCGCGGCATCCAGCGTCTGATCGGCAATGTCGGCGGCGCACTGATCGCTGCCGTGCTGCTCGCGCTCGACCTGGGCTACTGGCCGGTGGTCGCGGCCGCCGTGCTGTTCCAGACGCTCACCGAACTCACGGTGACCCGGAACTACGGGCTCGCCTCGGTCGGGGTGACGACGATGGCGTTGCTGCTCACCGGCCTCGGGCAGCACGCGGGTCCGGGTCTCGCCGCCAACCGGGTCGCCGACACCGTCATCGGCGTGGTCGTGGGCGTGATCGTCGCTGCGGTGACCATCCGACGCGACGACCGGCACCATCTCGTCGCGTGA
- a CDS encoding enoyl-CoA hydratase-related protein, with amino-acid sequence MTRQAETAEDVREDDAPVLVERDGAVTILTLNRPDRRNAINRAMRKALKKELWRADADDEVNVVVLTGAGTSFSAGVDLPEALSGPPPAAEGPTPTHVLRGISKPVIAAVNGPCYTGGYELAVNCSFIIASERAEFADTHAQIGLLNGWGGSAVLPRMIGLPAAIQFILSGEPIDGATAARIGLANEVVPHDELLDRSVAVAQRIAGGHPGAIRRMLRLLKEGAGTSLAHALALESEAAATYRADGADIGARYAKRRAQSD; translated from the coding sequence ATGACACGACAGGCCGAGACCGCCGAGGACGTGCGGGAGGACGACGCGCCGGTGCTCGTCGAACGCGACGGTGCCGTCACGATCCTCACCCTCAACCGTCCCGACCGCCGCAACGCGATCAACCGCGCCATGCGGAAGGCGCTGAAGAAGGAACTGTGGCGCGCCGACGCCGACGACGAGGTGAACGTCGTCGTCCTCACGGGTGCGGGCACGTCCTTCAGTGCGGGTGTGGATCTGCCCGAGGCGTTGTCGGGTCCGCCTCCCGCCGCCGAAGGGCCCACCCCGACACACGTGCTCCGTGGCATCTCGAAACCGGTCATCGCGGCGGTCAACGGCCCCTGCTACACGGGCGGTTACGAACTCGCCGTGAACTGTTCGTTCATCATCGCCTCCGAACGCGCCGAGTTCGCCGACACCCACGCGCAGATCGGTCTGCTCAACGGCTGGGGCGGTAGTGCCGTCTTGCCGCGGATGATCGGTCTACCCGCCGCGATCCAGTTCATCCTGTCCGGGGAGCCCATCGACGGCGCGACCGCCGCGCGCATCGGCCTCGCGAACGAGGTTGTTCCGCACGACGAACTCCTGGACCGCAGCGTGGCCGTCGCGCAACGGATCGCCGGGGGGCATCCCGGTGCGATCCGGCGGATGCTCCGGTTGCTCAAGGAGGGTGCGGGCACGTCGCTCGCGCACGCCCTCGCCCTCGAATCCGAAGCGGCGGCCACCTATCGCGCGGACGGCGCGGACATCGGTGCCCGATACGCGAAGCGCCGCGCGCAGTCCGACTGA
- a CDS encoding NAD(P)H-dependent flavin oxidoreductase: MLNTRFTAEFGIEHPIVQGGMMWVGRAELAAAVSEGGGLGIITALTQPTPEDLVTEIERCRALTDKPFGVNLTLTLSINQPPYAEYRQAIIDSGVTIVETAGSDPTKHVEHLKEHGIKIIHKCTSVRHALKAQRIGADAVSIDGFEAAGHPGEDDVPGLVLIPACADALDIPFIASGGFADGRGLAAALTLGADGINMGTRFMCTQESPIHERIKQQIVDASELDTQLIFRQLRNTMRTARNSVSEEVVDILGKGGRFKDVKDLVAGSRGRTVYEDGDPEAGIWTVGQSQGLIRDIPPAGELVQRIAAEAEAKLRSLTADIVVDSVPVP, translated from the coding sequence ATGCTGAACACGCGGTTCACAGCGGAATTCGGAATCGAACACCCGATCGTCCAGGGCGGCATGATGTGGGTCGGCCGCGCCGAACTCGCCGCGGCCGTCTCCGAAGGCGGCGGGCTCGGGATCATCACCGCACTGACCCAGCCCACCCCGGAAGACCTGGTCACGGAGATCGAGCGGTGCCGCGCACTGACCGACAAGCCGTTCGGCGTCAACCTCACCCTCACGTTGTCGATCAATCAGCCTCCCTACGCCGAGTACCGGCAGGCGATCATCGACTCCGGCGTGACGATCGTCGAGACCGCGGGCTCCGATCCGACCAAGCATGTCGAGCATCTGAAAGAGCACGGCATCAAGATCATTCACAAGTGCACGAGCGTGCGGCACGCCCTCAAAGCTCAGCGGATCGGCGCTGATGCGGTGAGTATCGACGGTTTCGAGGCGGCCGGTCATCCTGGCGAGGACGACGTCCCCGGGCTCGTCCTGATCCCCGCCTGCGCCGACGCCCTCGACATCCCGTTCATCGCGTCGGGTGGGTTCGCCGACGGTCGCGGACTCGCCGCCGCTCTCACCCTCGGTGCCGACGGCATCAACATGGGCACCCGCTTCATGTGCACGCAGGAGAGTCCCATCCACGAACGCATCAAGCAGCAGATCGTCGACGCGAGCGAACTCGACACCCAGCTCATTTTCCGGCAACTGCGCAACACCATGCGGACCGCGCGGAACTCGGTGAGCGAGGAGGTCGTGGACATTCTCGGCAAGGGCGGGCGGTTCAAGGACGTCAAGGACCTCGTCGCCGGATCGCGGGGACGCACCGTCTACGAGGACGGAGACCCGGAGGCCGGCATCTGGACGGTGGGGCAGTCGCAGGGTCTCATCCGCGACATCCCGCCGGCCGGTGAGCTCGTGCAGCGGATCGCCGCCGAGGCCGAGGCGAAGCTGCGCTCCCTGACCGCAGACATCGTCGTCGACTCCGTTCCCGTCCCCTGA
- a CDS encoding acyl-CoA thioesterase domain-containing protein produces the protein MHERKNRGYFTEDDGVYLPTKYATSPWSDTMLNGPCVSGLVARELEIHHAVEGFVPSRFTLDLFRPVRNEPITFITTRVRDGNRIRVADANLMQGGEVSARATLTFLRKSAPPPGSVWLRGESPTPPPGSLETQPGPLEYSSWYGSDGPGWTRVRSEHQNSDRKRLWSRQLPIIVGEELSPFVNTATVGEGTSFVTNWSDKGVGYINSDVTLALSRLPEGPEVGIEADNHISSEGIAVGTAVLFDRLGAFGTGVVTALANAHRQVDFG, from the coding sequence ATGCACGAGCGCAAGAACCGCGGTTACTTCACCGAGGACGACGGTGTCTACCTGCCCACGAAGTACGCGACCAGCCCGTGGTCGGACACGATGCTCAACGGGCCGTGTGTGAGCGGTCTGGTCGCACGCGAGCTCGAGATCCACCATGCCGTCGAGGGTTTCGTCCCGTCCCGGTTCACGCTCGATCTCTTCAGGCCGGTCCGCAACGAGCCGATCACCTTCATCACCACCCGGGTTCGCGACGGCAACCGCATCCGCGTCGCGGACGCGAACCTGATGCAGGGTGGCGAGGTGTCGGCGCGCGCGACGCTCACCTTCCTCCGCAAGTCGGCCCCGCCGCCCGGATCGGTATGGCTGCGTGGCGAGTCCCCGACGCCCCCTCCCGGTTCCCTGGAGACGCAGCCCGGACCGCTCGAGTACTCGTCCTGGTACGGCAGTGACGGTCCGGGGTGGACGCGGGTGCGGTCGGAGCACCAGAACTCCGATCGCAAGCGGCTGTGGTCGCGGCAGCTGCCGATCATCGTCGGTGAGGAACTGTCGCCGTTCGTCAACACCGCGACCGTCGGTGAGGGCACGTCGTTCGTGACCAACTGGTCGGACAAGGGTGTCGGCTACATCAATTCCGATGTCACCCTGGCGCTGTCCCGCCTGCCGGAGGGGCCGGAGGTCGGTATCGAGGCCGACAACCACATCAGCAGCGAGGGCATCGCGGTCGGGACGGCGGTGTTGTTCGACCGCCTCGGGGCGTTCGGCACCGGTGTGGTCACCGCGCTCGCGAATGCGCATCGGCAGGTCGATTTCGGCTGA
- a CDS encoding DUF72 domain-containing protein, with amino-acid sequence MAGARIGISGWRYPGWRGDFYPEGLVQRRELEYAAQRFGSIEINGSFYSLQRPSSYLAWRDAAPDDFVYAVKGGRFVTHMKRLAGVDDALANFFASGVLALGPKLGPVLWQLPPTLGFEEDRFADFFDRLPRTTTAAGELARRHTDKLADDRVWVEVDAERPLRHAVEVRHPDLASPEAVELLRAHDIGLVVADTAGRFPFLTDVTSDFVYVRMHGDKELYASGYTPEVLDVWAERIRRWLGDGRDVYVYFDNDMKGCAPHDALALQERL; translated from the coding sequence GTGGCCGGGGCGAGGATCGGGATATCGGGATGGCGCTATCCGGGCTGGCGCGGAGACTTCTATCCGGAAGGACTCGTCCAGCGCCGGGAACTCGAATACGCCGCCCAGCGGTTCGGGTCGATCGAGATCAACGGCTCGTTCTACTCGCTGCAGCGCCCGAGCAGTTATCTCGCGTGGCGGGACGCCGCACCCGACGACTTCGTCTATGCCGTCAAGGGCGGGCGGTTCGTCACCCACATGAAGCGGCTCGCGGGTGTCGACGACGCCCTCGCCAATTTCTTCGCCTCCGGCGTACTCGCGCTCGGCCCGAAACTCGGTCCGGTGCTGTGGCAGCTCCCGCCGACCCTCGGTTTCGAGGAGGACAGGTTCGCGGACTTCTTCGACCGGTTGCCCCGCACGACGACGGCCGCCGGCGAACTCGCCCGCCGGCACACCGACAAACTCGCCGACGACCGGGTGTGGGTGGAGGTGGATGCCGAGCGTCCGCTGCGGCACGCCGTCGAGGTGCGGCACCCCGACCTCGCGAGCCCGGAGGCCGTGGAGTTGCTGCGCGCGCACGATATCGGGCTCGTCGTCGCCGACACGGCCGGCAGGTTCCCGTTCCTCACCGACGTCACGAGCGATTTCGTCTACGTGCGGATGCACGGCGACAAGGAGTTGTACGCGAGCGGGTACACCCCCGAGGTCCTCGACGTGTGGGCCGAGCGGATCCGCCGGTGGCTCGGCGACGGCAGGGACGTCTACGTGTACTTCGACAACGACATGAAAGGCTGTGCACCGCACGACGCGCTCGCGTTGCAGGAACGCCTGTGA
- a CDS encoding FadR/GntR family transcriptional regulator: MTDEVLATGFDARSGVGFDTRAGGGRAIRTPKTAELVARKLRRMIVDGELKDGDHLPHEASLMEHFSVSRPTLREAVRVLEAERLVEVRRGSRSGARICVPGPEVVARPASLLLELAGATVADVYVAREAVEPAAARLLAENGSEEAFDELERLVDETIPSSFADGTFGQAAAMFHLRMVQLAGNSSLSLIAGMLHEIYERHTMNVTRESMQRDAEKYEDHYKVFVRSQRKLIRLLRARDGEGAFTHWQKHMAAARELVVGGREDVEVRDILD; the protein is encoded by the coding sequence GTGACCGACGAAGTGTTGGCGACCGGATTCGACGCGCGTTCGGGAGTCGGATTCGACACTCGCGCGGGCGGTGGCCGGGCCATTCGCACCCCCAAGACCGCAGAACTCGTCGCCCGGAAGCTCCGCCGCATGATCGTCGACGGTGAGCTGAAGGACGGCGACCACCTGCCCCACGAGGCGTCGCTCATGGAGCACTTCTCGGTGAGCCGGCCGACGTTGCGCGAGGCGGTTCGCGTCCTCGAGGCCGAACGGCTCGTCGAGGTGCGACGCGGTTCGCGCTCGGGCGCACGGATCTGCGTGCCGGGCCCCGAGGTGGTAGCGCGACCGGCGTCCCTGCTGCTCGAACTCGCCGGCGCGACCGTCGCGGATGTCTACGTCGCACGTGAGGCCGTCGAGCCCGCCGCTGCGCGACTGCTCGCGGAGAACGGCAGCGAAGAGGCCTTCGACGAACTCGAACGTCTGGTGGACGAGACGATTCCGTCGTCCTTCGCCGACGGCACCTTCGGCCAGGCCGCGGCGATGTTCCATCTGCGGATGGTCCAGCTCGCCGGCAACTCGTCACTGTCGCTCATCGCGGGCATGCTGCACGAGATCTACGAGCGGCACACCATGAACGTCACGCGCGAGAGCATGCAGCGCGACGCGGAGAAGTACGAGGACCACTACAAGGTGTTCGTCCGCTCGCAGCGCAAGCTCATCCGGCTGCTGCGCGCCCGGGACGGCGAAGGCGCCTTCACGCACTGGCAGAAGCACATGGCCGCCGCGCGCGAACTCGTCGTCGGCGGACGCGAGGACGTCGAGGTGCGCGACATCCTCGACTGA
- a CDS encoding acyl-CoA dehydrogenase family protein yields MEEGKPTVTLESDARSDWRPRLSALLDDFRRRSRPETSRARFEAAIAWQSELVDHSLAAPGWPEEVGGMALSLEDQLDYYRAITDAGAPKHPCPLSFIVAPTIIVHGTAEQKKRFLEPLLRAEEFWCQGFSEPGAGSDLASLSTRAVRDGDVYRVTGSKIWTTMADHADWIFTLVRTGPSGRSTSGITYLLIPMNSPGIEVRPLRDAAGGHHFAQVFFDDVEVPVDNRVGEEGQGWSIMRTSLGHERATAFLADEFRYRSTVDKVFHLAVGHGYAHDPLIRQELATVETGVRQIAANSARALDAVLAGRDPGGVASVNRLVKAEFEQHMHRLALRLTGSAAVLGTRSEGVVEKGRWTYGYLMSRAATIGAGTSEIQRNTIAENVLGLPSHRGEGTRAPAVVPGRPLTPPPEDEANLREALRDILSARVDTVSLLVGVDSAGEHDAGLWSTLVEFGLPGLSSPEHLGGDGRSLRMLCAAVEEVAFHLGPVALVPTAIALEVLVAAGAEEDARRIIGGSPAAFVVPVGDRGWDTADLPVLRDGRLTGRVERVAGAPVAEVLVVLATDDATGEHVLLTLDRADASVTVQTSLDPTGTVGIVSFEDAAATVLVSGVDADAALESSFRVAELLVAADAVGVANRALAMAVDWAGQREQFGRPIGSYQAISHRCADMLVAAEGARGLVLAAADRSPQEPEEAAAVHLATAAALRSAVSNAEGCIQIHGGIGFTWEHPAHLLLRRAVADEARIARPEVLRDRAVGEVLARSSRAGGSTG; encoded by the coding sequence GTGGAGGAAGGCAAGCCCACGGTGACGCTCGAGTCCGACGCTCGTAGCGACTGGCGTCCCCGACTGTCCGCTCTGCTCGACGACTTCCGGCGGCGCTCCCGTCCCGAGACGTCCCGCGCACGGTTCGAGGCCGCGATCGCGTGGCAGTCCGAACTCGTCGACCATTCTCTGGCGGCGCCGGGCTGGCCCGAAGAGGTCGGCGGTATGGCACTCTCGCTCGAGGATCAACTCGACTACTACCGCGCGATCACCGATGCCGGTGCACCCAAGCATCCGTGCCCGCTGTCGTTCATCGTCGCGCCCACGATTATCGTCCACGGCACCGCCGAACAGAAGAAACGTTTCCTCGAGCCGCTGCTGCGCGCGGAAGAGTTCTGGTGCCAAGGATTTTCCGAGCCCGGCGCCGGCAGCGACCTCGCGTCGCTGTCCACGCGTGCGGTCCGCGACGGCGACGTCTACCGGGTGACGGGCAGCAAGATCTGGACGACGATGGCCGACCACGCCGACTGGATCTTCACGCTCGTGCGCACCGGTCCGTCCGGACGGAGCACGTCGGGCATCACCTACCTGCTCATTCCGATGAACTCGCCCGGCATCGAGGTGCGACCCCTGCGCGACGCCGCGGGTGGGCACCACTTCGCCCAGGTCTTCTTCGACGACGTCGAGGTGCCGGTCGACAACCGGGTGGGGGAGGAGGGGCAGGGCTGGTCGATCATGCGGACCTCGCTCGGACACGAGCGCGCCACCGCCTTCCTCGCCGACGAGTTCCGCTACCGCTCGACCGTCGACAAGGTCTTCCACCTGGCCGTCGGCCACGGTTATGCGCACGATCCGCTGATCCGGCAGGAACTCGCCACCGTCGAGACCGGGGTGCGTCAGATCGCCGCGAACAGCGCACGCGCGCTGGATGCCGTTCTCGCAGGACGCGATCCGGGTGGGGTGGCGTCGGTCAACCGGTTGGTGAAGGCCGAGTTCGAGCAACACATGCACCGGCTCGCGCTGCGATTGACCGGCTCGGCCGCAGTTCTCGGCACCCGTTCGGAAGGTGTGGTGGAGAAGGGGCGCTGGACGTACGGATATCTCATGTCCCGCGCCGCGACCATCGGTGCCGGAACCTCCGAGATCCAACGCAATACGATCGCAGAGAACGTTCTCGGTCTGCCTTCGCACCGGGGGGAGGGCACCCGCGCACCGGCCGTGGTGCCGGGGCGCCCCCTCACGCCCCCACCGGAGGACGAGGCGAATCTACGGGAGGCTCTGCGCGACATCCTGTCCGCCCGCGTCGATACCGTCTCGCTGCTCGTGGGCGTCGACTCCGCAGGCGAACACGACGCCGGATTGTGGTCCACGCTCGTGGAATTCGGTCTTCCGGGTCTGTCGTCTCCCGAGCATCTCGGTGGTGACGGCAGGTCGCTGCGGATGCTCTGCGCGGCGGTCGAGGAGGTGGCCTTCCATCTCGGACCGGTCGCCCTCGTCCCCACCGCGATCGCATTGGAGGTCCTCGTCGCGGCCGGCGCCGAGGAGGACGCGCGACGGATCATCGGTGGTTCACCTGCAGCGTTCGTCGTGCCCGTCGGAGATCGTGGGTGGGACACCGCCGATCTCCCCGTCCTCCGGGACGGCAGGCTGACCGGCCGCGTGGAACGGGTCGCGGGTGCACCCGTCGCCGAGGTACTCGTCGTCCTCGCGACGGACGATGCGACGGGCGAACACGTCCTGCTCACCCTCGACCGGGCCGATGCATCCGTCACCGTGCAGACGTCGCTCGATCCGACCGGGACCGTGGGGATCGTCTCCTTCGAGGACGCCGCGGCGACCGTGCTCGTATCGGGGGTGGACGCCGATGCCGCACTCGAATCGTCCTTCCGTGTCGCGGAACTGCTGGTCGCTGCTGATGCGGTGGGTGTCGCGAACCGGGCTCTGGCGATGGCGGTGGACTGGGCGGGCCAACGTGAACAGTTCGGCCGTCCCATCGGTTCGTATCAGGCGATCTCGCATCGCTGCGCCGACATGCTCGTCGCAGCCGAGGGCGCGCGGGGACTGGTGCTGGCGGCCGCCGATCGTTCACCGCAGGAACCCGAGGAGGCCGCGGCGGTGCACCTGGCGACCGCGGCGGCGCTGCGGTCCGCTGTATCCAACGCCGAGGGTTGCATCCAGATCCACGGCGGAATCGGCTTCACGTGGGAACATCCCGCCCACTTGCTGCTCCGTCGCGCGGTCGCCGACGAGGCGCGTATCGCCCGCCCGGAGGTGCTGCGGGACCGCGCGGTGGGAGAGGTGCTGGCGCGGTCGAGCCGAGCGGGCGGATCGACGGGGTGA
- a CDS encoding MarR family winged helix-turn-helix transcriptional regulator, producing the protein MPSETPQPDYVDRVRLGWTAHYPDLDLRPIDVIGRITRIGSLALTYFDRELEASGISRSEFEVLSALARSDHPLRASEVTSITGISGASTTKHTERLAKLGLVERKRLERDGRVVLLTLTDDGRALVEKEFPRRLARERQMLDGLDDDEVQVLSDLLRKVVRNVENHYPA; encoded by the coding sequence ATGCCCTCCGAGACACCCCAGCCCGATTACGTCGATCGCGTACGTCTCGGATGGACCGCTCACTACCCCGACCTCGACCTCCGCCCCATCGACGTGATCGGCCGCATCACCCGCATCGGCTCGCTCGCGCTCACCTACTTCGATCGGGAACTCGAAGCGAGCGGCATCAGCCGCAGCGAATTCGAGGTCCTCAGCGCGCTCGCCCGCAGCGACCATCCGTTACGCGCCAGCGAGGTCACCTCGATCACGGGCATCTCCGGCGCGTCGACCACGAAGCACACCGAGCGACTCGCCAAACTCGGTCTCGTCGAACGCAAACGACTCGAACGCGACGGCCGCGTCGTGCTGCTCACCCTCACCGACGACGGGCGCGCACTCGTCGAGAAGGAATTCCCGCGACGCCTGGCGCGCGAGCGGCAGATGCTCGACGGGCTCGACGACGACGAGGTGCAGGTCCTGTCCGATCTGTTGCGCAAGGTCGTCCGCAACGTCGAGAACCACTATCCGGCCTGA
- a CDS encoding nucleoside hydrolase: MPQDGIVHVHEPDVPAARTRLIVDVDTGIDDALALLYLVASPEAEIVAALCTAGNVPVDQVTANTLSWLEVCGRSDIEVAAGSQVPLVAPLMTTEDTHGPQGIGYAELPAASRSRSSRSAAQAWVDLTREHPGELTGLVTGPLTNLALALRIDPELPSRLRRLVIMGGCFHHPGNTTPTSEWNVAVDPEAAKVVFDAFSIAPPDRRPIVCPLDVTESIEMHPEHVARIGDVVGVPRSGELSPDAPRGTRSTADVPLVRHISDALRFYMEFHRDQGLGFLAHVHDPFAAAVTLGTVPYTSRPATVDVELDGRLTRGTTVADLSGMWQRTPNADIVAGTRPAEFFDHFVERVGSYIRDLNLPPSKN, translated from the coding sequence ATGCCCCAAGATGGGATCGTGCACGTACACGAACCCGATGTTCCGGCCGCCCGTACCCGCCTGATCGTCGACGTCGACACCGGCATCGACGACGCTCTCGCCCTGCTCTATCTCGTCGCGAGTCCGGAAGCCGAGATCGTCGCCGCCCTGTGCACGGCGGGGAACGTGCCGGTGGACCAGGTCACCGCCAACACGCTGTCGTGGCTCGAGGTGTGCGGCCGGTCCGATATCGAAGTGGCTGCCGGATCGCAGGTTCCGCTGGTCGCGCCGCTGATGACCACCGAGGACACCCACGGTCCACAGGGGATCGGGTACGCAGAGCTTCCCGCTGCGTCGCGATCGCGGTCGTCGCGATCGGCCGCGCAGGCGTGGGTCGATCTCACCCGCGAGCACCCGGGAGAGCTCACCGGGCTCGTCACCGGTCCGCTCACCAACCTCGCCCTCGCCCTGCGCATCGATCCGGAACTGCCGTCGCGGTTGCGTCGCCTCGTGATCATGGGTGGGTGTTTCCACCATCCCGGTAATACGACGCCGACCTCGGAATGGAACGTCGCGGTGGATCCGGAGGCCGCCAAGGTCGTGTTCGACGCGTTCTCGATCGCGCCTCCGGACCGGCGGCCGATCGTGTGCCCGCTCGATGTCACGGAGTCGATCGAGATGCATCCCGAGCATGTCGCGCGGATCGGGGACGTCGTCGGTGTGCCCCGCTCCGGGGAACTCTCCCCGGATGCTCCGCGCGGTACGCGGTCGACGGCCGATGTCCCTCTCGTCCGCCACATCTCCGATGCACTGCGGTTCTACATGGAATTTCATCGTGACCAGGGCCTGGGCTTCCTCGCGCACGTGCACGACCCGTTCGCCGCGGCGGTCACGCTGGGCACGGTTCCCTACACCTCCCGGCCCGCGACGGTCGACGTCGAGCTCGACGGACGGCTCACCCGGGGCACGACGGTCGCCGATCTGTCCGGTATGTGGCAAAGGACGCCGAACGCGGATATCGTGGCGGGCACCCGTCCGGCAGAGTTCTTCGATCATTTCGTCGAGCGGGTGGGATCGTACATTCGCGACTTGAACCTACCCCCGAGTAAGAACTAG
- a CDS encoding cyclase family protein encodes MRVRRIVDLTHVVSPDIQVYPGDPAPTFTPHATVEADGFDLMRIDMGSQTGTHVDAPRHVRSGGAAIDAVPPENFVGRGVVLDVRARVDAGALVTPDMWGEPAIGSGDIALVLTGWSQYFGTERYFEHPALSVEACRWLLDRGVRAIGIDAPSVDPTADETLAAHHVLADAGAIICENLRNLEAVDFPDPLVSLLPIPFAGIDGAPVRAVAMQIEN; translated from the coding sequence ATGCGTGTACGGCGGATCGTCGACCTGACCCACGTCGTCTCCCCGGACATCCAGGTCTATCCCGGAGATCCGGCACCGACCTTCACGCCGCACGCCACCGTCGAGGCCGACGGTTTCGACCTGATGCGCATCGACATGGGATCGCAGACCGGCACCCACGTCGACGCGCCGCGACACGTGCGCAGCGGTGGCGCCGCGATCGATGCGGTGCCACCGGAGAACTTCGTCGGACGCGGGGTGGTGCTCGACGTGCGCGCCCGCGTCGACGCCGGTGCGCTCGTCACCCCCGATATGTGGGGTGAGCCCGCGATCGGCTCCGGCGATATCGCGCTCGTCCTCACCGGCTGGTCGCAGTATTTCGGCACCGAACGCTATTTCGAGCACCCGGCCCTGAGCGTCGAGGCCTGCCGGTGGTTGCTCGACCGCGGCGTCCGCGCAATCGGAATCGACGCGCCGAGCGTGGATCCCACGGCCGACGAGACGCTCGCGGCGCACCACGTGCTCGCCGACGCGGGCGCGATCATCTGCGAGAACCTGCGTAACCTCGAAGCGGTCGACTTCCCGGATCCGCTCGTCTCGCTGTTGCCGATCCCGTTCGCCGGCATCGACGGCGCACCGGTGCGGGCCGTCGCCATGCAGATCGAGAACTGA